A stretch of Apis cerana isolate GH-2021 linkage group LG1, AcerK_1.0, whole genome shotgun sequence DNA encodes these proteins:
- the LOC107992741 gene encoding glycogen-binding subunit 76A isoform X3 yields MAIQWKSSSPYRLNIDELTMYRQDQPVESWWSSRSISFDQLLSMIDYGELGAKNNCQTSAIARQKAKRERFFLLASCVYVTRLCCCLPEPILLLFLFSSPCMERYSGNFKGKASTESREAEEQGSSTTSPSEGRHADGTSGSSVLEMGSTDSAGSAHSGGPSCGLVSSLFPSSCRGRAEAFARRLHRRLTSLGGENSSQRNEESPSLPKETSWLRSTTTAKSIMNNTTNNHVLQHQPRHNPDTDLCYDFDLEFEDGLSSPAEEATAAEVADLVVNQEVLKSNHRSIHHSSPNGSKAVLSSIDSESGYAYASPLLGTSPDSDSSDIFFDPESSDVEKSKNEMFFDPVTTSDSEITTSNLSNGCDTKAKNAASYRRKLDFNVMEHSEDTSESSASYRKSNAVCDGNKEARKNDSSVCSSEDSNDRNSQETSTSPSHESLWSTFDESTVSLQDESPSKSNIPGLNMQNRLPKSHSDSEIPVNGSRIVIGCSLNRRDETVVQHADGTDEVDFVNGLSENGKLEDIKNARNLAKEESPDSSDTYEEDLPYDEEKPQHSNNVLKLDEIDGGNETVDDRSTYTATNSIPGAFTLEYPVSDGMLETTKNEVQIENGTVTNSSDEDKMCLLLHKLATSPTVKDDVRVVDQEPREDNIEEEEEEEEEEEEEEEERPQKIRRSSSLKTGKTPPGTPGRKKIVRFADVLGLDLADVRTFLDEIPKIPNSAYSDLIYDDIFQKDTSPVNTLPNSSQWGARYVESRRGSACAIPPRKLDRTLVPLFQQPGGQPNFLDLVRERRVCLENVLVQDPLTFCIQGTVRVINLDFHKSVHIRYTLNSWRNFSDLQATYVPNSCDGFSDKFSFLLYCHTLPVGQRLEFAVRFHCKGEQYWDNNAGLNYCFQCLPASPTVGYIPITAQANQHHHDWSPVFY; encoded by the exons GAAGTCGAGTTCCCCATatcgattaaatatcgatgaatTGACGATGTATCGACAAGATCAGCCAGTGGAATCATGGTGGTCATCACGCTCCATTTCTTTCGACCAATTGCTTTCGATGATCGACTATGGCGAGCTCGGCGCCAAAAATAATTGCCAGACCTCCGCGATTGCAAGGCAGAAAGCGAAACGAGAGcgtttcttcctcctcgctTCATGTGTATACGTTACGCGACTGTGTTGTTGCCTTCCTGAACCCAtccttttattgtttttattttcttcgccTTGCATGGAGCGGTACAGTGGTAACTTCAAGGGAAAG GCGAGCACCGAGAGTCGAGAGGCGGAAGAGCAGGGTAGCAGCACGACCTCGCCCTCGGAGGGCAGGCACGCCGACGGGACATCCGGCTCGTCCGTCCTCGAGATGGGCAGCACGGATTCGGCGGGCAGCGCCCACAGTGGCGGCCCTTCCTGTGGCCTGGTCAGCTCCCTTTTTCCGAGCAGCTGCCGTGGACGAGCCGAGGCGTTCGCGAGACGCCTCCACCGACGGCTCACGTCCCTGGGTGGCGAGAACAGTTCCCAACGAAACGAAGAATCCCCCTCGTTGCCCAAAGAGACATCCTGGTTGCGCTCCACGACGACGGCCAAATCCATCATGAACAACACGACCAACAATCACGTTCTCCAGCACCAACCGCGCCACAATCCTGATACGGATCTCTGCTACGACTTCGATCTGGAATTCGAGGATGGCCTCAGCTCGCCCGCGGAGGAAGCCACCGCGGCAGAAGTGGCGGATCTGGTGGTGAACCAGGAGGTATTGAAATCGAATCATCGCAGCATCCATCACAGCTCGCCCAACGGATCCAAGGCAGTGCTCTCCAGCATAGATTCCGAGTCTGGCTACGCGTACGCGTCCCCGTTGCTAGGCACATCCCCCGACAGCGATTCCTCCGACATCTTCTTCGACCCAGAATCGTCCGACGTGGAAAAGTCGAAGAACGAGATGTTCTTCGATCCCGTGACCACGTCCGACAGCGAGATCACCACGTCGAATCTGTCGAATGGATGCGACACCAAGGCGAAGAACGCCGCCTCCTATCGCAGGAAACTGGACTTCAACGTGATGGAACATTCCGAGGACACGTCCGAGTCGAGCGCCTCGTACAGAAAGAGCAACGCGGTGTGCGACGGCAACAAGGAGGCGAGGAAGAACGACAGCTCGGTGTGCAGCTCGGAGGATTCGAACGACAGAAATTCGCAGGAAACGTCCACGTCGCCCAGCCACGAGTCGCTGTGGAGCACGTTCGACGAGAGCACTGTCTCCCTCCAGGACGAAAGTCCCTCCAAATCGAATATTCCTGGCTTGAACATGCAAAATCGGTTGCCCAAGTCGCATTCCGACTCCGAGATACCCGTAAACGGATCGAGGATCGTGATCGGTTGCTCGTTGAACAGGAGAGACGAGACGGTGGTGCAACACGCCGATGGTACCGACGAGGTCGATTTCGTGAACGGTTTGTCGGAGAATGGGAAGCTCGAGGACATCAAGAACGCTAGGAATCTTGCCAAAGAGGAGTCTCCGGATTCGTCCGATACATACGAGGAGGATCTTCCTTACGACGAGGAGAAGCCGCAACATTCGAACAACGTCCTCAAGTTGGACGAGATCGACGGTGGAAACGAGACGGTCGACGATCGTTCCACGTACACCGCCACGAACAGTATCCCTGGTGCTTTCACTCTGGAATATCCCGTATCAGACGGGATGCTCGAGACAACGAAGAACGAAGTACAAATAGAGAACGGAACCGTGACGAATAGCAGCGACGAGGACAAGATGTGTCTTCTGCTGCACAAGCTGGCGACCAGTCCAACTGTGAAGGACGACGTTCGCGTCGTGGATCAGGAGCCACGGGAAGACAacatcgaggaggaggaggaggaggaggaagaggaggaagaagaggaggaggagagaccACAGAAGATCAGACGAAgttcttctttaaaaacgGGTAAAACTCCACCAGGCACTCCTGGCAGGAAGAAAATCGTCCGATTCGCGGATGTGCTAGGCCTAGATCTCGCCGACGTGCGCACCTTCTTAGACGAGATCCCGAAAATTCCCAACTCAGCGTATAGCGACTTGATCTACGACGATATCTTCCAAAAGGACACTAGCCCCGTCAACACCTTACCGAATTCCAGCCAATGGGGAGCCAGATACGTGGAAAGCAGGCGTGGCTCCGCATGCGCGATCCCTCCCCGTAAATTGGACAGAACTTTGGTGCCTCTGTTCCAGCAGCCTGGCGGCCAGCCAAACTTTCTCGATCTAGTTCGGGAGCGTCGCGTGTGCCTAGAGAACGTACTCGTCCAGGATCCCCTCACGTTCTGCATCCAGGGCACAGTCCGCGTGATCAACCTCGATTTCCACAAATCGGTGCACATCAGATACACGTTGAACTCGTGGCGTAATTTCAGCGACCTGCAGGCCACCTACGTGCCTAACT
- the LOC107992741 gene encoding glycogen-binding subunit 76A isoform X4, whose protein sequence is MYRQDQPVESWWSSRSISFDQLLSMIDYGELGAKNNCQTSAIARQKAKRERFFLLASCVYVTRLCCCLPEPILLLFLFSSPCMERYSGNFKGKASTESREAEEQGSSTTSPSEGRHADGTSGSSVLEMGSTDSAGSAHSGGPSCGLVSSLFPSSCRGRAEAFARRLHRRLTSLGGENSSQRNEESPSLPKETSWLRSTTTAKSIMNNTTNNHVLQHQPRHNPDTDLCYDFDLEFEDGLSSPAEEATAAEVADLVVNQEVLKSNHRSIHHSSPNGSKAVLSSIDSESGYAYASPLLGTSPDSDSSDIFFDPESSDVEKSKNEMFFDPVTTSDSEITTSNLSNGCDTKAKNAASYRRKLDFNVMEHSEDTSESSASYRKSNAVCDGNKEARKNDSSVCSSEDSNDRNSQETSTSPSHESLWSTFDESTVSLQDESPSKSNIPGLNMQNRLPKSHSDSEIPVNGSRIVIGCSLNRRDETVVQHADGTDEVDFVNGLSENGKLEDIKNARNLAKEESPDSSDTYEEDLPYDEEKPQHSNNVLKLDEIDGGNETVDDRSTYTATNSIPGAFTLEYPVSDGMLETTKNEVQIENGTVTNSSDEDKMCLLLHKLATSPTVKDDVRVVDQEPREDNIEEEEEEEEEEEEEEEERPQKIRRSSSLKTGKTPPGTPGRKKIVRFADVLGLDLADVRTFLDEIPKIPNSAYSDLIYDDIFQKDTSPVNTLPNSSQWGARYVESRRGSACAIPPRKLDRTLVPLFQQPGGQPNFLDLVRERRVCLENVLVQDPLTFCIQGTVRVINLDFHKSVHIRYTLNSWRNFSDLQATYVPNSCDGFSDKFSFLLYCHTLPVGQRLEFAVRFHCKGEQYWDNNAGLNYCFQCLPASPTVGYIPITAQANQHHHDWSPVFY, encoded by the exons ATGTATCGACAAGATCAGCCAGTGGAATCATGGTGGTCATCACGCTCCATTTCTTTCGACCAATTGCTTTCGATGATCGACTATGGCGAGCTCGGCGCCAAAAATAATTGCCAGACCTCCGCGATTGCAAGGCAGAAAGCGAAACGAGAGcgtttcttcctcctcgctTCATGTGTATACGTTACGCGACTGTGTTGTTGCCTTCCTGAACCCAtccttttattgtttttattttcttcgccTTGCATGGAGCGGTACAGTGGTAACTTCAAGGGAAAG GCGAGCACCGAGAGTCGAGAGGCGGAAGAGCAGGGTAGCAGCACGACCTCGCCCTCGGAGGGCAGGCACGCCGACGGGACATCCGGCTCGTCCGTCCTCGAGATGGGCAGCACGGATTCGGCGGGCAGCGCCCACAGTGGCGGCCCTTCCTGTGGCCTGGTCAGCTCCCTTTTTCCGAGCAGCTGCCGTGGACGAGCCGAGGCGTTCGCGAGACGCCTCCACCGACGGCTCACGTCCCTGGGTGGCGAGAACAGTTCCCAACGAAACGAAGAATCCCCCTCGTTGCCCAAAGAGACATCCTGGTTGCGCTCCACGACGACGGCCAAATCCATCATGAACAACACGACCAACAATCACGTTCTCCAGCACCAACCGCGCCACAATCCTGATACGGATCTCTGCTACGACTTCGATCTGGAATTCGAGGATGGCCTCAGCTCGCCCGCGGAGGAAGCCACCGCGGCAGAAGTGGCGGATCTGGTGGTGAACCAGGAGGTATTGAAATCGAATCATCGCAGCATCCATCACAGCTCGCCCAACGGATCCAAGGCAGTGCTCTCCAGCATAGATTCCGAGTCTGGCTACGCGTACGCGTCCCCGTTGCTAGGCACATCCCCCGACAGCGATTCCTCCGACATCTTCTTCGACCCAGAATCGTCCGACGTGGAAAAGTCGAAGAACGAGATGTTCTTCGATCCCGTGACCACGTCCGACAGCGAGATCACCACGTCGAATCTGTCGAATGGATGCGACACCAAGGCGAAGAACGCCGCCTCCTATCGCAGGAAACTGGACTTCAACGTGATGGAACATTCCGAGGACACGTCCGAGTCGAGCGCCTCGTACAGAAAGAGCAACGCGGTGTGCGACGGCAACAAGGAGGCGAGGAAGAACGACAGCTCGGTGTGCAGCTCGGAGGATTCGAACGACAGAAATTCGCAGGAAACGTCCACGTCGCCCAGCCACGAGTCGCTGTGGAGCACGTTCGACGAGAGCACTGTCTCCCTCCAGGACGAAAGTCCCTCCAAATCGAATATTCCTGGCTTGAACATGCAAAATCGGTTGCCCAAGTCGCATTCCGACTCCGAGATACCCGTAAACGGATCGAGGATCGTGATCGGTTGCTCGTTGAACAGGAGAGACGAGACGGTGGTGCAACACGCCGATGGTACCGACGAGGTCGATTTCGTGAACGGTTTGTCGGAGAATGGGAAGCTCGAGGACATCAAGAACGCTAGGAATCTTGCCAAAGAGGAGTCTCCGGATTCGTCCGATACATACGAGGAGGATCTTCCTTACGACGAGGAGAAGCCGCAACATTCGAACAACGTCCTCAAGTTGGACGAGATCGACGGTGGAAACGAGACGGTCGACGATCGTTCCACGTACACCGCCACGAACAGTATCCCTGGTGCTTTCACTCTGGAATATCCCGTATCAGACGGGATGCTCGAGACAACGAAGAACGAAGTACAAATAGAGAACGGAACCGTGACGAATAGCAGCGACGAGGACAAGATGTGTCTTCTGCTGCACAAGCTGGCGACCAGTCCAACTGTGAAGGACGACGTTCGCGTCGTGGATCAGGAGCCACGGGAAGACAacatcgaggaggaggaggaggaggaggaagaggaggaagaagaggaggaggagagaccACAGAAGATCAGACGAAgttcttctttaaaaacgGGTAAAACTCCACCAGGCACTCCTGGCAGGAAGAAAATCGTCCGATTCGCGGATGTGCTAGGCCTAGATCTCGCCGACGTGCGCACCTTCTTAGACGAGATCCCGAAAATTCCCAACTCAGCGTATAGCGACTTGATCTACGACGATATCTTCCAAAAGGACACTAGCCCCGTCAACACCTTACCGAATTCCAGCCAATGGGGAGCCAGATACGTGGAAAGCAGGCGTGGCTCCGCATGCGCGATCCCTCCCCGTAAATTGGACAGAACTTTGGTGCCTCTGTTCCAGCAGCCTGGCGGCCAGCCAAACTTTCTCGATCTAGTTCGGGAGCGTCGCGTGTGCCTAGAGAACGTACTCGTCCAGGATCCCCTCACGTTCTGCATCCAGGGCACAGTCCGCGTGATCAACCTCGATTTCCACAAATCGGTGCACATCAGATACACGTTGAACTCGTGGCGTAATTTCAGCGACCTGCAGGCCACCTACGTGCCTAACT